TTGCCTAGTCGTACACCCGCGTATTCCGACTGAATTGACCACCTGTGCCGGTTACGCCTTGACCAAGCTGCTGGTATCGGCTGCGTGTGGCTAGAAGCAGCCCTTGGCCGCTTCTTCGCCTGCGACCGCTACATGCTGGGCACGGTCGTTCGCCATTCTAAAGCGAATGTCAACGGCTGCCGGAACCGCTCATTGACCTTTCTCTTGCGAAGCGATTCCCCTCGTCACCGACAACTCTCAATCGGAATCTGTAGCCAGCTTGGTCGGCTCCAGTGGGAATGACCTTGGTCTTCGTGCAAAACTCCCTCACCAATCGTCCTACCTCATAACGCCACGCGCCAGTCCGACTGACGGGGAGTTTTCCTTAGAGCTTGTGCCCCTTGAGCAGGGGGCATTGCGGCCAAAGCGGATCGAGGATGAGCGTGTGAACTTTTGCTCGCGTGATGCCGACTCGAAGCACACGTCGGCTTTTGGGATACGGAGCAGTGTCACCTCGCCAAACGAAAGATGATTCAACGGCGGGGCCGGTCCGGCGAGCTTCGCGGACGAGGATGACTCCATCGAACTGCTTGCCCTTGGCCTTGTGGAAATTCATGACTTGTAAGCCCATCGGCGGCTCCACGCCGTCGAGGATTTGCTCCTGTGCGAGAGCCAAGTCGAGGGCGGTGCGGGCATTGGTGTAGGCGCCATCTCGAAGCCATTCATCAGAGAGGGCAGCCGAGATGCGATGTCCCCGACGGAATGCCACCAAGAAGTCTAACTGCGCAGCGACCCGCGTGAGTTCGTCTTGATTGGTCGCCCGCAGCTCATGTTTGACCGTGAGCCAGTCCTCGGCGGGATCGCCGCTGAAATCGTTGACTGCCAAGCCTGAGATTAGGCCGCGCAGCGCGTTGGCGATGTTGATGTTCAAGACCTTGCCACCCTTGATTTTGTTGGCCTGCTCCAAGAGTTTGGCGACTTCCTTCCTGCCCTGTCCCGTCGCGCGTCTCGCTGCGGCGATCATTTCCATGCTGGTGACGACATCGGCCTCCAATTTGGCGAGGTCCTTGGGTTCCAGCAGAAAGGCCGCGAAACGGGCTGACAGCAGCGCTTCGGCCTCGTCGAACAGCAGCTTGTGCCGAACCGGCTTCCCGACATTGGCCCCCAACGCGTTGAGGGCGTTGGACATCTTCAACGCACTGCGGTTGTTGGTGACTAGTATCGCGATCGTCTCCACCGTCTTGTCGCTCTGAGCCCGAATTGATTTCAAGAGCTCTCCGAGGGCTCGGCGCAGCAGATGATTCCAGTTCGGCGGTGGCTTCTCGGGGCGGTAGGCAAGGGCGGAAACGCCCTTGTAAGGCGCGCCGCGTGGCTTGGCCGTCAGGATGTCATTGCCGAACGCCAAGATTTCGGAGTCCGAGCTGCGGTGGTTCTGCGTCCCAAGGTCGATCTCGTGCGGCTTCAATGCCTCCCGGATGGCGATCACGCGCTCCGGGCCGACGCCTGGCAGGTAGTCGAAGATTTGCTGCTCGAGGTCTGCCAGGCACAGCACCTGCGTGTGTGGCGCGAGCATCTGGATGCACTGCCACGCGTATGGGCCGGTGTCCTGGGCCTCGTCCACGATGATGATGGGATGCCGATGGGCGATCGACGCCAAAAGATGCGAGCTGCGAGCCAACAGAGCTGTCGCATTGGCCGCGAACAGATCGAACGCGATCCGCCCCTCTTCGCGAAACAGCCGCTCACGCTCGACGAGCCACTCGTCCCAGCCATCGTCTTCGTCGCCGAGGCCGCCCGACAGGGCCTTCTCGTCGTGTGGCAGCAAGATCGAGAGCCTATGCGGTGCCCCAAGCAGGTAGGCATGGGGTTTGAGGATGTCCCAGAAGAACGAATGGAACGTCTGGATGGAGAGCTGCTCCTGTTCGGCTTTGGTGGACTCAAGCTTGGCGGCATCCAAGATGCGCGCCACTGCCGCCCGCGAGAAGCTCAGGAACAGGGCAGACTGACCCGGAAGCATGCCGTCGCGAATCCGCTTGACCGCCTTGCGCAGCGCGAGCGTCGTCTTGCCGCTGCCGGGACCGCCGATGACCAAGGCATGGCCTTCGCAAGCTATGACGCTTTCACGCAGTTTGCACGGCTCGTTCATGGAGCGGCAGCAGCGGCGGCTGGTTCGGGTGGTGCTCCATCGCCGTCGTCGATCGGTGGTGGAGGTGGGAACAGTGCGAACACTGACGCCAGAAACTTCGTCACCGTGACCGGCAGCTCGTGGAGCTCGCACTCCTCGAACAGGCGCGCCGACCAGCCGGCGCCCTTGTTGCCGCCGAGGGCTTCTTTGGCGATGGCCTTGACCGCGTCGTCGTTCGGGCGCGCATCGGGGATGGCGACGTTGCCGTTCTCATCATTGGCTTTTAAGCCCGACAGGAAGGACCACAGCCGATCCACGGGCACCTCCGCCACGACGAGGTCTTCGAAGCCCTTGTAGGCGTGCTCGACATTGATTTCGAAGTTGTCCGCCAGAGCCTGCGCCTGCTCGGTCTTGCGCTTCTTTTTGTAGTCAAGGTCGTAGAAAGCGAAGGTACGTAGCTCTAGCGTCTTGAAGAACTTTCCGAACTTTGGCATGTTCGACTCGCCATCAGCGTCGAAGAAGGCCACACCCGCGATGTCCAGCGGCTGCAAGTTGGAATCGCTCTCTTCCATGCGCCGAGCAACGACGGGCATCGCATGCAACTCGGTAACGCCTTCGACGACGATGACTGCTCGTCCCAGCATGCATTCAGACAGGCCAGAGCGAGAGAAGCGCTTGTAGTCGTTGTCTTTGAGGCCGGTGGCGTCGGAGACCTTTCGCGCCGTGACCACGCCGGCATTGCGAGCCAGCAGCAGTGTCTTGGATGGCTCGAACTTCTCGATCACGAATGGCGAGTGGGAAGTCACAAAGGCCTGCGTCGTCTTGGTCAGCAGGTATTGGGCGATGCGTCGCTGGGTGTGCGGCGGCACCGCGATCTCGGGCTCCTCCATGGCGAAGATGACCGTGTCGGGCTTGAGGTCGGCGATGAAGGAGAGCAGCGCGAGCACCAGCGTGTTGATGGTGCCCGTACCGGCGTGGGG
This DNA window, taken from Comamonas testosteroni TK102, encodes the following:
- a CDS encoding UvrD-helicase domain-containing protein, which gives rise to MNEPCKLRESVIACEGHALVIGGPGSGKTTLALRKAVKRIRDGMLPGQSALFLSFSRAAVARILDAAKLESTKAEQEQLSIQTFHSFFWDILKPHAYLLGAPHRLSILLPHDEKALSGGLGDEDDGWDEWLVERERLFREEGRIAFDLFAANATALLARSSHLLASIAHRHPIIIVDEAQDTGPYAWQCIQMLAPHTQVLCLADLEQQIFDYLPGVGPERVIAIREALKPHEIDLGTQNHRSSDSEILAFGNDILTAKPRGAPYKGVSALAYRPEKPPPNWNHLLRRALGELLKSIRAQSDKTVETIAILVTNNRSALKMSNALNALGANVGKPVRHKLLFDEAEALLSARFAAFLLEPKDLAKLEADVVTSMEMIAAARRATGQGRKEVAKLLEQANKIKGGKVLNINIANALRGLISGLAVNDFSGDPAEDWLTVKHELRATNQDELTRVAAQLDFLVAFRRGHRISAALSDEWLRDGAYTNARTALDLALAQEQILDGVEPPMGLQVMNFHKAKGKQFDGVILVREARRTGPAVESSFVWRGDTAPYPKSRRVLRVGITRAKVHTLILDPLWPQCPLLKGHKL
- a CDS encoding ATP-dependent nuclease, with translation MKVVRLTISNFRGIKSAELLFDGHTLMVGSNNVGKSTLCEALDLVLGPDRLNRFPPVDEFDFYNAEYLAPAAAEGAERVPTPLRIEAVLIEPGAEIGAKCGGNIEFWHVPEQRLLGPGEADAANPPHAVPCLRIETIGQYNPEEDEFEARTYFSHSPDAPPGELTKLPRPIKRLFGFLYLRALRTGSRALSLERGSLLDIILRTKGVRTSLWEKTIERLRGLDIETDAAEIAPVLRSVERRLARYIALESPGNATKLHVSELTREHLRKTMTFFLALSVDQGHVPFPHAGTGTINTLVLALLSFIADLKPDTVIFAMEEPEIAVPPHTQRRIAQYLLTKTTQAFVTSHSPFVIEKFEPSKTLLLARNAGVVTARKVSDATGLKDNDYKRFSRSGLSECMLGRAVIVVEGVTELHAMPVVARRMEESDSNLQPLDIAGVAFFDADGESNMPKFGKFFKTLELRTFAFYDLDYKKKRKTEQAQALADNFEINVEHAYKGFEDLVVAEVPVDRLWSFLSGLKANDENGNVAIPDARPNDDAVKAIAKEALGGNKGAGWSARLFEECELHELPVTVTKFLASVFALFPPPPPIDDGDGAPPEPAAAAAAP